TTTCATTCCCTTCGCGACATCCTCCGCCACGAGCTTTCTCCAGAGGAAGGATAAGAACCCTTCGATGCTCACGGTGGTCTTGATCTCCATCTCGTTGCCCTGCGTGATAAATTCGTGCGATCCGCACATTCGGGCCAATGGAAAGCGAGTTAAATCCGTGAATGCTTTGTTGGGCTCCACTTTGATCAATTCAATCGTCACCTTTGGACCCCCTTTCGGTTTCAACAAAAAGATATTGCCGGTCTTAAACTCGCCAACTAATTTGGCATATTCAATGTCGTTCTGCCAGGCATGCCATTGATTGACATCGGCCCATACTTTCCAGACTTGATCCGCTTTCAGTTTTTTTGTTTTTATGCTGTACGTTTTACTCCACATGCCATCCTCCTGACTATGAATGATA
This DNA window, taken from Nitrospirota bacterium, encodes the following:
- a CDS encoding SRPBCC family protein encodes the protein MWSKTYSIKTKKLKADQVWKVWADVNQWHAWQNDIEYAKLVGEFKTGNIFLLKPKGGPKVTIELIKVEPNKAFTDLTRFPLARMCGSHEFITQGNEMEIKTTVSIEGFLSFLWRKLVAEDVAKGMKEQTEKLIERALNV